The DNA region ACGGGGATGTGGGATGTACTTGTGGAAGGCCGATCGCAAAAGCAAAGATCGCTTCGTTTTCTTCAAGGGACTCAACCCAGACTCCATGACCATGCGAATTAATGGGCAAATTGTCAAATTTACCCGCACAGCCGGAACCGGGGATGAGTTCTATGGACAGCAGACCTCTCAAACTTTCCGCAGTGAAGATGGTTCTACTTCCGTAATTGTGGAGGTTGTTCGGGGAGCGAAGCAAGACGTTGAAGTTATGGCGATCGATCAGGGAACCATCCGAGTTTCGAAAAATGGGCAGGAGGTGACGACTCCAGTGGTGGGGAATGCCGGTTGCTAATTCAACATCAGTTCGACTTCCCTAGAAGAGACTGCACTGCCCTTGTTGCCGCAACAGATGATCGCACAGCACCAGCGCCATCATCGCTTCCACCATGGGGACGGCTCTGGGTAAGACACAGGGATCGTGGCGGCCCTTGGCAGCCAAAGTCACAGCATCCCCTTCCCGAGTGACGGTTTTTTGCTCCTTGCGAATCGTGGCGGTGGGTTTGAAGGCAATCCGGATCAGGATGTTTTCTCCATTGGAGATGCCGCCCTGCACACCGCCCGATCGATTCGTCACCGTCCGAATGTTTCCCTGGTCGTCGGTGTAGAATTCGTCGTTGTGTTCACTACCACTCATCAGAGTTCCGGCAAACCCAGAGCCAATCTCAAACCCTTTGGTGGCCGGGAGAGACATCACCGCTTTCGCCAGATCCGCCTCTAACTTGTCGAATACAGGCATTCCCAACCCCCTGGGAACTCGACGGGCCACACATTCCACCACACCTCCCAGGGAATCGCCCTGGTTGCGGTATTGCTCAATCAGGTCAATCATTCGTTCTGCCGTTTCCCAATCGGGACAGCGCACAATGTTACTTTCCACCTGATCTAAGGTGACAGTCTCTGGATCAATCACGCCCTCCAGATCTTTGATCCGTTTCACGTAGGCGATAATTTCGACTCCAGCCACCTGCCGCAGAATTTTTTTGGCGATCGCGCCTGCCGCAACCCGACCGATCGTTTCCCGCGCTGACGATCGTCCGCCTCCCTGATAGTTGCGAATTCCGTACTTGGCATCGTAGGTGGCATCAGCATGGGAGGGGCGATACTTAACGGCCATTTCGTCATAGTCCTGCGATCGCTGGTCTTTATTGCGTACCAGGATGGAAATAGGAGTTCCCAGGGTAAGGCCCTCAAACACACCAGAGAGAATTTCGCAGCGATCGTCCTCTTTCCGGGGTGTAGTAATCTTGCTTTGACCAGGACGGCGGCGGTCTAGCTCAAACTGAATTTCTTCCTCGCTAATCTCCAGTCGTGGGGGACACCCATCAATCACCACGCCCACTCCGCCACCGTGGGATTCCCCAAAGGTGGTAATGCGAAACAAATGCCCAAACGTATTACCCATAATCTCTATGCCAGGACTGACGAGCTTTCGATCGTACCCGAAAAATGTTACTTCCTGGGATGCAGAGAAAGCCGAGCTTTAATCTTCAATCTGCCGGGCTGGTACCTCTACTGCACTGACATCAATGGTTCCAGGAGGTACCATGCGATTAAAGTGGCCATGCTCTACCTTTAATGGCTCGCCACAACTGGGACATTGAAATTCTGTTTGGTTTAGTCCTACAAATTCCAAATTACAGACAGGACATTGGGACTGTACCAAATTGCGTTTCAGCCACCAGCGAAATCCCAAAAAAGCCAGGATGGGAGCCAGGAGAATCAGGCCGAACAGAATCAGCAGGGATTTCACCAGCCAGCCTAAGCCGATCGCCCCCAGTACCCAGATTAAAAAGAGGGGAAACAGTAGCCGACTAAGGCTAGCCATTCCCATTTGCATCGTTTTAAGGCTGTCCTGATTCACAGCAGTCTCCCGTAAATCTTTTTTTGATTATTTCTATCCTAATCAGCGAGGTAGAACTTCACCAATCAGGGAACTTCTCCAACCTGGAGGGATATCCTCACCTGAATTAAATAGCACCGTTTTATAAAAACAACACCCACTAAATCATCCAACAATCCAGGGATCTGCGGAGGATTTAGCAGGTGTAAAAGTTCAACCAACAACTTGAATTTAGAACAAGCCGAGGGTCAAAGCTTTGCTGATCGGGAAAGCAGCACCAATACCCAGGTACAGAGTCACGAGGGTACCGAACAGGAAGATAGTGGTGGCGACTGGACGGCGGAAGGGATTTTGAAACTTGTTCACACTTTCGACAAAGGGAACAATGATCAATCCCAGGGGCACAGAAGCCATCAGCACAACACCTAACAGCTTGTTGGGCACCAGGCGCAGGATGTTAAATACCGGGTAGAGATACCATTCCGGCAAAATTTCCAGGGGAGTTGCAAACGGATTGGCAGGTTCACCTACCATTGCCGGATCAAGAACGGCCAGCCCTACACAGAGGGCGATCGTCCCCAGAATTACGATCGGAAAAGTATAAAGCAGGTCATTCGGCCATGCAGGCTCACCATAATAGTTATGCCCCATGCCCTTTGCCAGCTTCGCACGTAATGTGGGATCAGCCAGGTCTGGTTTCTTCAGGATTGCCATAGTTAAAACGCACTCCTAAGGCGATAAGGTCGGCAGGTTTGGATAATCAGGCTATCAGGAATCCGTCTAATGTCACTATGACAGAGGTTGCAGGCAACGTCTAGTCAGGCGGACATTAGAGCGGACCAGAAATACCCTGCTTACGGATCATCAGGAAGTGCAATAGCATAAACACTGCGATCAGCCAGGGTAGAACAAAGGTATGAGCACTGTAATAACGGGTCAACGTGGCTTGTCCAACACTGGAACCACCCCGCAACAGGTCAGCGATTAGGACTCCCACGACCGGAATTGCTTCAGGCACACCCGAAACAATCTTAACGGCCCAATATCCCACCTGATCCCAGGGGAGGGAGTAGCCTGTAACCCCAAAGGACACGGTAATGACGGCCAGAACCACACCCGTTACCCAGGTCAACTCCCGGGGCTTTTTGAAACCGCCAGTCAGGTAAACCCGGAAGACGTGCAGAATCATCATCAGCACCATCATGCTGGCAGACCAGCGGTGGATGGAGCGGATCAACCACCCAAAGTTAACTTCCGTCATAATGTATTGCACAGACTGGAAGGCTTCAGTAACGGTGGGTCTGTAATAAAACGTCATTGCAAATCCAGTGGCAAACTGGATCAGGAAACAAACAAGCGTGATTCCACCCAGGCAGTAAAAGATATTGACATGGGGAGGAACGTATTTACTGCTGATATCGTCAGCGATCGCCTGAATCTCTAGTCTTTCCTGAAACCATTGGAAAGCTTTTGATTCGGTTACCTGCTTAGTGAACATGAAGGAGAATTCCTAAATATGTATTGCTGTTCATGAAAAATGTAACACAGACGCAGGGCCGTTTTCATAGGGAATTTATTGTTTGCCAGGTAGAGATGTTTCGCCGATGAAGGGGCAGGTGGCAGAGGTATTTTGTGAAACGCCTGTACGGTCAGATGGAGGGAAATCCTAACACCTGAGCAGTTGCATACTCTCTAGAAAATCTTTAAGCTAGGACAAAGCTTTGTTTATGGATAGCTGATCCCTACAGTGGTAAACCCGTTGTTGCGTAAAGAAATTTTGTAAAGAGATATTTCTGAGTTTTAAGGTTGAAGTTTTTATGGGAAAGCGGTTTTTCTGGGCCAGGCGACTGTTCTTGCTACTGTTGTTGGTTGTCACTGTTTGTTGCTCGGCAACTCCAGCGATCGCACTCACCGATGAGCAGCGTCTGGTGGCAGAAGCCTGGAGATTAGTTGATCGCGCCTATGTCGATGACAGCTTCAATCATCAGAACTGGTGGCTGGTGCGGCAAAAAGCGCTGAAGCAACCGTTGACCGATCGCGAACAGACCTACACCGCGATTCAGCAAATGCTGGCCAGCCTGGAGGATCCATTTACCCGGTTGCTGAAGCCAGAGCAATATCGCAGTTTGCAAACCAATACCTCTGGCGAATTGACTGGAGTTGGCTTACAAATTGCGCTGGATCCGGATACTGGCACTCTGAAAGTGATTGCCCCGATCGCCAATTCTCCAGCCGATAAAGCCGGAATTCGTCCTGCAGATGCCATCTTAAAGATTGACGGCGTGCCAACCGCAGGGTTGAGTCTGGATGAAGCGGCAGAACGGATGCGTGGTCCCATTGGCAGTCGAGTTCGTTTAACCGTGCGGCACGACGGCGGTGAGCCTGCCGAACTGGATGTCGTACGCGATCGGATTGCTCTCAATCCCGTTTATGCTGACCTGCGCATGGCATCCGGTAAAACGGCCAGCGGTTCTCCTACCAAAATTGGATACATTCGCCTGAATCAATTTAATGCCAACGCTACCAGTGAAGTCGCCAATGCGATTAAGCAGTTAGAAAAGCAGGGAGCCGAAAGTTATATCCTGGATCTCCGCAGTAATCCGGGCGGCTTGCTCCAGGCTGGGATTGAAGTGGCCCGTCTGTGGCTGGATCAGGGGACGATCGTCTATACCGTCAATCGTCAGGGCATTGAGGGGAATTTTGAAGCGACAGGCCAGGCCCTCACCAAGGATCCGCTAGTGGTGCTGGTGAACCAGGGAACGGCCAGTGCCAGCGAAATTCTCGCAGGTGCTCTGAAGGATAATCACCGTGCCACAATCGTAGGAGAGCGAACCTTTGGCAAGGGCTTGATTCAGTCCCTGTTTGATTTATCCGATGGCTCCGGGTTGGCTGTTACGGTGGCGAAGTACGAAACCCCTGCCCATATCGATATCAATAAACAGGGAATTAAGCCGGATGTGACGGTATCACTCGATCCCATTGCCATGACTCAACTGGGAACAACTGCCGATCGTCAGTATGAGGCCGCAGTGGAGCTATTAACCACACAATCCATGGTTGCTGGTGCTGCCTAATTCTGAACGAATCTATCATGACCCTCTGCACGGCGCGATCGCGCTGAATCCCAGCGACCCAACGGAAGCTCTGCTGATTCGGTTAATCGATACGCCTGCCTGCCAACGTCTGCGCCGTATCCGGCAGTTAGGCCCAGCCAGTGTTACCTTTCATGGGGCGGAATCTTCCCGGTTTACTCATTCTCTTGGGGTCATGGCGATCGCGCGACGGGCCTTCGATCGCATCTGCAAAGCCTATCCCCAACTGCATCCCTATCGCCCGGTTGTTCTTTGTGCGGCGCTGTTACACGATTTGGGACATGGCCCCTTCAGTCATACGGCTGAAGAGATTTTCAGTTGTCACCACGAACTTTGGACAGAGCGGGTGTTGCAGGAGTCGGAAGCCGTGCGTCAGCTACTGGATGCCTTCGACCCACATCTGTTAGAACAAATTCTTCAGGTTTATCAAAAAAAACATCCGGTGCCGTTGGTCTGGCAACTTGTTTCTAGCCAGTTGGACTGCGATCGTCTGGATTACCTGATGCGAGACAGCTACTTTACGGGAGCCAGTTACGGCAAAATTGATCTCGATCGCATCCTGATGGCACTTGGCTACGATCCGGTGTCGCAACAATTGGTGGTGGCCCGCAAGGGAATGGCGGCTGTGGAACATTACCTGATCGTGCGGTATTTCATGTATGCCCAGGTCTATAATCATCCCAAAAACATCGCCGCCACCTGGATCCTGGAACAGGCATTCAATCGAGCACGATCGCTATTGCAGCAGAGTGAGTTATGGGCAGACGACACCGTTACCGCCTGGTTAAGTCAGGATTGCGATCGCCTGTCTCTGCAAGATTATCTGACAGCGGATGATTACGTCTTTGCCTATCATCTACAACGCTGGCAACAGCATCCCGATCCCGTGTTAGCCGAGATGAGCCGCCGCTTTGTCGATCGCGACTTGTTCAAATGTCTGGATGTCACTCATTTAAACGAAGCGCAACGCGCTACCTTACTCAGCAAAACCCATCACTGGCTCACCCAAGCTGGCTTCAACGCTGGCTATTACAGCGGTATTCGCATCTCTTTTAGTCGGGGCTATACCCTGTATCAAAAAGGTATCAAAATTCAGACCCCTTCCCGTTTGGAGGAAATCAGCGATCTCTCTCCCCTGGTACAAACTCTCACCCAACCTTATGAACGCGCCTGGTTAATTTATCCTCGTGAGATTGAACAAGCCTTGCAGGTCATTCAGACAAATCTTTGTTGATCGTCTGATCGACATCAGAACTGAACCTATTGGCCTCAGAACTCAACCAACTCGTGCCAAAGCAGCTTGACTTCCGTACCCCCTCTTACGGTGACGTGTACTTAGGGGCTGGTTCCTCACAAAGAGAAAATCTGTTTCCAATCTCGCTTCATGTCTACCACTATCCATCCTTCCTGTTCAGCATCGATCAAAGCCTGTTCCAGGCTGCTTATGCCTCCCTGGTCGTAGGCAAATTCGCGATCGCCATCGGTATGCCGCACAATCATTCCCAGACTTGCTCCTGAACCTGCCGTCGTCCATTGCAACATCTGCAAATCGCCATCGGAATTGCCAAAGGCGGCGATCGGTCGTCTCCCAATGTAGTGCTGAATCGCGGCGGGTTTACCTGCTTTATCGTTGAAGAAATAGAGTTCTGGCAGTCGCAGAATTACGGGTTTGCCATCCCGTAGCTCATATTGAGTTTTATTGCTGCTGCCAATCACCTGCTCTGGGGGAATCCCGTAGATTTGCTCTGTACAGGCTCGCATGAACTCCACCCCACCTCCGGAGACGATGAATGTTTTGAAGTCATTTGCCTGCAGGTAGGCCAACAGTTCCAGCATGGGCTGGT from Leptodesmis sichuanensis A121 includes:
- a CDS encoding HAD family hydrolase, translating into MTDPLASWNDGVAKQAILDFVAQVTTPDSPSFVPPRDRIAVFDNDGTLWVEQPLYVQAFFVFDRIKQMAPQHPEWQTQEPFASVLKGDLKAALSAGEPALVEMVMATHAGMTTDEFAAIAKDWLATANHPTLRRPYTELVYQPMLELLAYLQANDFKTFIVSGGGVEFMRACTEQIYGIPPEQVIGSSNKTQYELRDGKPVILRLPELYFFNDKAGKPAAIQHYIGRRPIAAFGNSDGDLQMLQWTTAGSGASLGMIVRHTDGDREFAYDQGGISSLEQALIDAEQEGWIVVDMKRDWKQIFSL
- the petD gene encoding cytochrome b6-f complex subunit IV, whose protein sequence is MAILKKPDLADPTLRAKLAKGMGHNYYGEPAWPNDLLYTFPIVILGTIALCVGLAVLDPAMVGEPANPFATPLEILPEWYLYPVFNILRLVPNKLLGVVLMASVPLGLIIVPFVESVNKFQNPFRRPVATTIFLFGTLVTLYLGIGAAFPISKALTLGLF
- the ctpA gene encoding carboxyl-terminal processing protease CtpA, with translation MGKRFFWARRLFLLLLLVVTVCCSATPAIALTDEQRLVAEAWRLVDRAYVDDSFNHQNWWLVRQKALKQPLTDREQTYTAIQQMLASLEDPFTRLLKPEQYRSLQTNTSGELTGVGLQIALDPDTGTLKVIAPIANSPADKAGIRPADAILKIDGVPTAGLSLDEAAERMRGPIGSRVRLTVRHDGGEPAELDVVRDRIALNPVYADLRMASGKTASGSPTKIGYIRLNQFNANATSEVANAIKQLEKQGAESYILDLRSNPGGLLQAGIEVARLWLDQGTIVYTVNRQGIEGNFEATGQALTKDPLVVLVNQGTASASEILAGALKDNHRATIVGERTFGKGLIQSLFDLSDGSGLAVTVAKYETPAHIDINKQGIKPDVTVSLDPIAMTQLGTTADRQYEAAVELLTTQSMVAGAA
- the petB gene encoding cytochrome b6: MFTKQVTESKAFQWFQERLEIQAIADDISSKYVPPHVNIFYCLGGITLVCFLIQFATGFAMTFYYRPTVTEAFQSVQYIMTEVNFGWLIRSIHRWSASMMVLMMILHVFRVYLTGGFKKPRELTWVTGVVLAVITVSFGVTGYSLPWDQVGYWAVKIVSGVPEAIPVVGVLIADLLRGGSSVGQATLTRYYSAHTFVLPWLIAVFMLLHFLMIRKQGISGPL
- the aroC gene encoding chorismate synthase, coding for MGNTFGHLFRITTFGESHGGGVGVVIDGCPPRLEISEEEIQFELDRRRPGQSKITTPRKEDDRCEILSGVFEGLTLGTPISILVRNKDQRSQDYDEMAVKYRPSHADATYDAKYGIRNYQGGGRSSARETIGRVAAGAIAKKILRQVAGVEIIAYVKRIKDLEGVIDPETVTLDQVESNIVRCPDWETAERMIDLIEQYRNQGDSLGGVVECVARRVPRGLGMPVFDKLEADLAKAVMSLPATKGFEIGSGFAGTLMSGSEHNDEFYTDDQGNIRTVTNRSGGVQGGISNGENILIRIAFKPTATIRKEQKTVTREGDAVTLAAKGRHDPCVLPRAVPMVEAMMALVLCDHLLRQQGQCSLF
- a CDS encoding HD domain-containing protein, whose translation is MLPNSERIYHDPLHGAIALNPSDPTEALLIRLIDTPACQRLRRIRQLGPASVTFHGAESSRFTHSLGVMAIARRAFDRICKAYPQLHPYRPVVLCAALLHDLGHGPFSHTAEEIFSCHHELWTERVLQESEAVRQLLDAFDPHLLEQILQVYQKKHPVPLVWQLVSSQLDCDRLDYLMRDSYFTGASYGKIDLDRILMALGYDPVSQQLVVARKGMAAVEHYLIVRYFMYAQVYNHPKNIAATWILEQAFNRARSLLQQSELWADDTVTAWLSQDCDRLSLQDYLTADDYVFAYHLQRWQQHPDPVLAEMSRRFVDRDLFKCLDVTHLNEAQRATLLSKTHHWLTQAGFNAGYYSGIRISFSRGYTLYQKGIKIQTPSRLEEISDLSPLVQTLTQPYERAWLIYPREIEQALQVIQTNLC